Proteins encoded together in one Rana temporaria chromosome 6, aRanTem1.1, whole genome shotgun sequence window:
- the AQP8 gene encoding aquaporin-8 → MGDTELGQVSFKDMEEYNPKKQPKQHWYEVYVQPCIAELIGTMLFVFIGCMSVIMNNLSGSLQPALAHGLALGLTIAILGGISGGHFNPAVSLGAWIIGGLNLVLVVPYWVCQLTGGMIGAALARALTQVEFYERSAGAAFNVVTTDSQVARAIGAEIIMTFFLVLAVCMGAINKKTTTPLAPFCIGFTVATDILAGGSISGACMNPARAFGPAVVANYWAYQWIYWVGPMIGGLLVGGIIRLLLGDQKIRLFLK, encoded by the exons ATGGGGGACACAGAACTGGGCCAGGTATCCTTTAAAGACATGGAAGAGTACAACCCCAAAAAGCAGCCAAAGCAACACTGGTACGAAGTTTACGTACAACCATGCATAGCGGAGCTCATAGGCACCATGCTCTTTGTATTTATTGGCTGCATGTCTGTCATCATGAACAACCTATCCGGAAGCCTGCAACCAGCTCTAGCCCATGGATTGGCCCTAGGGCTCACTATTGCCATCCTGGGGGGAATCAG TGGGGGCCACTTCAACCCAGCCGTATCCCTGGGCGCCTGGATAATTGGAGGACTCAACCTTGTCCTAGTAGTGCCATACTGGGTCTGCCAGCTGACTGGTGGAATGATTGGAGCAGCGCTGGCCAGG GCCCTGACTCAAGTAGAATTTTATGAGAGATCAGCTGGTGCAGCTTTCAATGTGGTGACCACTGATTCCCAGGTTGCCCGTGCCATTGGAGCGGAAATAATCATGACATTCTTCTTGGTgttggctgtctgcatgggggccATTAATAAGAAGACCACTACTCCCCTGGCTCCCTTCTGTATTGGCTTCACTGTGGCAACAGACATCTTGGCGGG AGGAAGCATATCTGGAGCATGTATGAACCCTGCCAGAGCCTTTGGTCCTGCTGTAGTAGCAAATTACTGGGCCTATCAGTGGATATACTGGGTGGGACCTATGATTGGAGGTCTGCTAGTTGGCGGTATTATAAG GCTTCTGCTCGGAGACCAAAAAATTCGCCTTTTCCTGAAATGA